In a genomic window of Vicinamibacterales bacterium:
- a CDS encoding FMN-binding negative transcriptional regulator, with translation MDAEPDPSRRALLGALLAGMAVTPAAAAGDAQADAADPSVYVPKAHVVQDLAFLHGFMDEFSFVDLVTAAPTLRITHIPSVLDRRTGRYGTIFGHISGQNDQVRAIRGGERGVVVFRGPQGYVSPGWLVTDAGRQGVPTWNFAVVHASGRLRAVDDPDRKYELLATLIAKYEAGIGGTAYDFRALPRADVIARAKGIQPFELEIELLEGKFKLFQERPAADKAAAVPRLDTYRERSLRAYTEYFYEAAPK, from the coding sequence ATGGACGCCGAGCCGGATCCGTCGCGGCGGGCCCTGCTCGGCGCGCTCCTGGCCGGGATGGCTGTGACGCCGGCGGCCGCCGCCGGCGACGCGCAGGCAGACGCGGCCGATCCGTCCGTGTACGTGCCGAAAGCGCACGTGGTGCAGGACCTCGCCTTCCTGCACGGCTTCATGGACGAGTTCAGCTTCGTGGACCTCGTCACGGCGGCGCCGACGCTGCGGATCACGCACATTCCCTCGGTGCTCGACCGCCGGACGGGCCGCTACGGCACGATCTTCGGGCACATCTCGGGCCAGAACGACCAGGTCCGGGCGATCCGCGGCGGCGAGCGCGGCGTCGTCGTGTTCCGCGGACCGCAGGGGTACGTGTCGCCGGGGTGGCTGGTGACCGACGCCGGCCGGCAGGGGGTGCCCACGTGGAACTTCGCCGTCGTGCACGCCAGCGGGCGCCTGCGCGCGGTGGACGATCCCGACAGGAAGTACGAACTGCTCGCCACGCTCATCGCGAAGTACGAGGCGGGCATCGGCGGGACCGCGTACGACTTCCGGGCGCTGCCGCGGGCCGACGTGATCGCGCGCGCCAAGGGCATCCAGCCGTTCGAGCTCGAGATAGAGCTGCTCGAAGGCAAGTTCAAGCTGTTCCAGGAGCGCCCGGCCGCGGACAAGGCCGCCGCGGTGCCCAGGCTCGACACCTACAGGGAGCGCTCGCTGCGCGCCTACACCGAGTACTTCTACGAGGCCGCGCCGAAGTAG
- a CDS encoding PAS domain S-box protein, with amino-acid sequence MRLPPPADADDLAIEQVAAHVDYFPLAAAGTAAVAVLLGAALAGAVSPLRMGTWMALLLVPFTWRFLLVRRLRAKDSTLTPRLALGRFRATFAVHGAVWGLASVLMFPAADIARQSLLAFVIGGVTASSITAAAFDLVAGWLFLAMSVVPLSLRMLTEGGAVAASMGTMLLLYLAYMTANSLRLHRRYVETFRLRRSAARRADALTALQTALGRMWSVEAGAPLELMRVAAQEAATALRLYRAMVCLFDRSDDTARVVAAAGPGAGAVATLPPTPLAALPGYEAALAAAVHLDIGVPAAADAFKGLSDCPVAPTPGTIRLDVPLRIGGLVEGAFCCERAGERAWTDDEVAFLTATAATLRAATEEERRRQAERALRELNQDLERRVAERTSALAASEARLAQAFEVANDGLWDVDLASGAVYGSPVLARLLGYPPADLPARFDEIWALMHPEDVAAARAALDEHLAGQRPSIDVEVRLRTATGEYRWFRDHGQVVERAADGTPRRLLGTIGDITDRHRAVAALHESESRFRALFDKSPLIVALVDMAESRVAEMNELGLRMFGYAKDDVLGRTTMELGLWADEGARRRAVRQLMADQHLSGVELQLRRKDGETFWALLSSTIVMLEGHPYALTTLQDVTERRELEARVLQSQKMEVVGHLAGGVAHDFNNVLTVITSTAELGIEDAPPGSPTRDSLETIRQASLRAAGLTRQLLAFSRRQVLRPTPVDLNETVAALAPIVRRAVGEAVAVELRPGPGPAIVVADRGSLDQVVLNLAINARDAMPDGGTLTIATGAETIEPGHTHPTALPPGPYVTLTIRDTGHGMSEATKRRVFEPFFTTKEVGKGTGLGLSVAHGVVAQSGGAILVDSAPGAGATFAIYLPAAQTPAPVTAPETGRSLSPGRGRVLVVDDDADIRSVIGRALGHAGYDVLAAGNGLEALEVLTAQAGRVDLVLTDVMMPGMDGADLAARVKDEFPAVRMLFTSGYAESVLAKRGVFAGGIEFLAKPYTLRALTEKVRGVLGR; translated from the coding sequence GTGCGCCTACCACCGCCAGCCGATGCCGACGACCTCGCCATCGAGCAGGTCGCCGCGCACGTGGACTACTTCCCGCTCGCGGCGGCCGGCACCGCCGCGGTCGCCGTGCTGCTGGGCGCGGCCCTCGCCGGCGCCGTCTCTCCGCTCCGGATGGGCACGTGGATGGCGCTGCTGCTCGTCCCGTTCACGTGGCGCTTCCTGCTCGTCCGCCGCCTGCGTGCCAAGGATTCCACGCTCACGCCGCGGCTGGCGCTCGGCCGGTTCAGGGCCACCTTCGCCGTGCACGGCGCGGTCTGGGGCCTCGCCAGCGTCCTGATGTTCCCGGCGGCCGACATCGCGCGGCAGTCCCTCCTGGCGTTCGTCATCGGCGGCGTCACGGCCAGCTCCATTACGGCGGCGGCGTTCGATCTGGTTGCGGGCTGGCTGTTCCTGGCGATGTCGGTCGTGCCGCTCAGCCTGCGGATGCTGACCGAGGGCGGGGCTGTCGCGGCGTCGATGGGCACGATGCTGCTGCTCTACCTGGCGTACATGACGGCCAACAGCCTCCGGCTGCACCGCCGCTACGTCGAGACGTTCCGCCTGCGGCGGTCGGCGGCCCGGCGCGCCGATGCCCTCACCGCCCTCCAGACGGCGCTGGGACGCATGTGGTCGGTGGAGGCGGGAGCGCCGCTGGAGCTGATGCGCGTGGCCGCGCAGGAAGCGGCGACCGCCTTGCGCCTGTATCGCGCGATGGTCTGTCTGTTCGATCGGTCCGACGACACGGCGCGCGTGGTGGCCGCGGCGGGGCCCGGTGCCGGTGCCGTCGCGACCCTTCCCCCCACACCGCTCGCGGCGCTCCCCGGCTACGAGGCGGCGCTGGCCGCCGCGGTCCACCTCGACATCGGCGTTCCGGCGGCGGCCGATGCCTTCAAGGGCCTGTCCGACTGTCCGGTGGCGCCCACGCCGGGCACGATCCGGCTCGACGTGCCGCTCCGGATCGGCGGCCTCGTGGAAGGCGCCTTCTGCTGCGAGCGGGCCGGCGAGCGCGCCTGGACCGACGACGAGGTCGCGTTCCTCACGGCCACGGCCGCCACACTGCGCGCGGCCACCGAGGAGGAACGGCGCCGGCAGGCGGAGCGCGCCCTGCGCGAGCTGAACCAGGATCTGGAACGGCGCGTGGCGGAACGCACGAGCGCGCTCGCCGCCAGCGAGGCGCGGCTGGCGCAGGCCTTCGAGGTGGCCAACGACGGGCTCTGGGACGTGGATCTCGCCAGCGGCGCCGTCTACGGGAGTCCGGTGCTGGCCCGGCTGCTCGGCTACCCCCCGGCCGACCTGCCCGCGCGGTTCGACGAGATCTGGGCGCTCATGCACCCCGAAGACGTGGCGGCCGCGCGGGCGGCGCTCGACGAGCACCTGGCGGGACAGCGGCCGTCGATCGACGTCGAGGTGCGCCTGAGGACGGCCACCGGCGAGTACCGGTGGTTCCGCGACCACGGGCAGGTCGTCGAGCGCGCGGCGGACGGCACGCCCCGTCGGCTGCTGGGCACCATCGGCGACATCACCGATCGCCACCGTGCCGTCGCGGCCCTGCACGAGAGCGAGTCGCGCTTCCGCGCGCTGTTCGACAAGAGCCCGCTCATCGTCGCGCTGGTCGACATGGCCGAGAGCCGCGTGGCGGAGATGAACGAGCTGGGCCTCCGGATGTTCGGCTACGCGAAGGACGACGTGCTGGGCCGGACCACGATGGAACTCGGCTTGTGGGCGGACGAGGGCGCGCGCCGCCGGGCAGTGCGGCAGCTGATGGCCGACCAGCACCTGTCGGGCGTCGAGCTGCAGCTGCGCCGCAAGGACGGCGAGACGTTCTGGGCGCTGCTGAGCAGCACCATCGTGATGCTGGAGGGCCACCCCTACGCGCTCACCACGCTCCAGGACGTCACCGAGCGGCGCGAGCTGGAAGCGCGCGTGCTCCAATCGCAGAAGATGGAGGTCGTCGGCCACCTCGCGGGCGGCGTCGCCCACGACTTCAACAACGTGCTGACCGTGATCACGAGCACGGCGGAGCTCGGCATCGAGGACGCGCCGCCGGGCAGCCCCACCCGCGACTCGCTGGAGACGATCCGGCAGGCGAGCCTCCGCGCCGCCGGCCTCACGCGACAGCTGCTCGCCTTCTCCCGGCGGCAGGTCCTGCGGCCCACGCCCGTCGACCTCAACGAGACCGTCGCCGCCCTCGCGCCCATCGTCCGGCGCGCCGTCGGCGAGGCCGTCGCGGTGGAGCTCAGACCCGGCCCGGGCCCGGCCATCGTGGTGGCCGACCGCGGGAGCCTGGACCAGGTCGTCCTGAACCTCGCCATCAACGCCCGCGACGCGATGCCGGACGGCGGCACGCTGACGATCGCCACCGGCGCCGAGACCATCGAGCCCGGCCATACGCATCCCACGGCGCTCCCGCCCGGCCCGTACGTGACGCTCACGATCCGCGACACGGGCCACGGCATGTCCGAGGCCACGAAGCGGCGGGTGTTCGAGCCCTTCTTCACCACCAAGGAGGTGGGCAAGGGCACGGGACTCGGGCTGTCGGTGGCGCACGGCGTGGTCGCGCAGAGCGGCGGCGCCATCCTGGTGGACAGCGCGCCGGGCGCGGGCGCGACCTTCGCCATCTACCTGCCGGCCGCCCAGACGCCGGCGCCCGTGACGGCTCCCGAGACCGGCCGGTCGCTGTCACCGGGACGGGGCCGCGTGCTCGTCGTGGACGACGACGCCGACATCCGGTCCGTCATCGGCCGCGCCCTTGGCCACGCGGGCTACGACGTGCTCGCCGCCGGCAACGGCCTGGAAGCCCTCGAGGTGCTCACGGCCCAGGCCGGCCGGGTGGACCTGGTGCTCACCGACGTGATGATGCCCGGCATGGACGGCGCCGACCTGGCGGCCCGCGTCAAGGACGAGTTCCCGGCGGTCCGCATGCTGTTCACGTCGGGCTACGCCGAGAGCGTCCTGGCCAAGCGCGGCGTGTTCGCCGGCGGCATCGAGTTCCTGGCCAAGCCGTACACGCTGCGCGCGCTCACCGAGAAGGTGCGGGGTGTGCTCGGCCGCTAG
- a CDS encoding M28 family peptidase — protein sequence MSRRLSLAALVLVVPLAVLDARQRAPGLDSIRQDDLRADLFFLAGDAMRGRLTDTVENLAAGDYIRSRFERAGLKPAAPGGSYFQTYLLMTATLGEGNTLDVTGPDGRVQRMTAGHDFYPQRFSASGTASGEVVFAGFGTSAPRYGYDDYGTDVRGKVVLVLDHEPGERDPASPFEGVVTSEPSALWRKILAAQEHGAVGLLVVSDVHNHPAPANFDQAARAAWPERPPHLKAYTLAAWTDRLHLPVLQVSPAVAAALVAGTGQSLEALARSAESTTGIAAVPLPGARVSLQASVVRHAVTDRNVVGLIEGGDAALKDQWVLVTAHFDHNGADGGQIFNGADDNGSGTVALLEIADAYAEALKAGRRPRRSVLFAAWNSEERGLLGAWAYTEAPLAPLADIAAVLNMDMVGRNEEVPVGGGTRFSGLEVQTADANANAVNVMGFSRAPEVAAAIDAANAGVGLQLLKRYDNNASNLVRRSDQWPFLQRGVPALGFMTGLHPDYHTVFDRPEKINYAKLEKVARLIHQASWDLANAATRPKGPPPTVR from the coding sequence ATGTCCCGACGTCTGTCCCTGGCCGCGCTCGTCCTCGTCGTGCCCCTGGCCGTGCTCGACGCCCGCCAGCGGGCGCCCGGCCTCGACTCGATCCGCCAGGACGACCTGCGCGCCGACCTCTTCTTCCTGGCCGGCGATGCCATGCGCGGCCGGCTGACGGACACGGTCGAGAACCTGGCGGCCGGTGACTACATCCGCTCGCGGTTCGAGCGCGCGGGCCTCAAGCCCGCCGCGCCGGGCGGGTCGTACTTCCAGACCTACCTGCTGATGACGGCCACGCTCGGCGAGGGCAACACGCTCGACGTCACCGGCCCGGACGGCCGCGTCCAGCGCATGACCGCCGGGCACGACTTCTATCCGCAGCGCTTCAGCGCCAGCGGCACGGCGAGCGGCGAGGTCGTGTTCGCGGGGTTCGGCACCAGCGCGCCCCGCTACGGCTACGACGACTACGGCACGGACGTGCGCGGCAAGGTCGTCCTGGTGCTCGACCACGAGCCCGGCGAGCGCGACCCGGCCAGCCCGTTCGAGGGCGTCGTGACGAGCGAGCCGTCCGCCCTGTGGCGCAAGATCCTGGCCGCGCAGGAGCACGGCGCGGTCGGCCTGCTGGTCGTGTCCGACGTCCACAACCACCCGGCGCCCGCCAACTTCGACCAGGCCGCGCGCGCCGCGTGGCCCGAACGGCCGCCGCACCTCAAGGCCTACACGCTGGCCGCGTGGACCGATCGCCTCCACCTCCCGGTGCTGCAGGTGTCGCCCGCCGTGGCGGCCGCGCTCGTCGCCGGCACGGGCCAATCGCTCGAGGCGCTCGCGCGGTCGGCCGAGAGCACGACGGGCATCGCCGCGGTGCCGCTCCCGGGCGCGCGCGTCTCCCTCCAGGCGTCGGTCGTGCGGCACGCCGTGACCGATCGCAACGTCGTCGGGCTCATCGAAGGCGGCGACGCCGCGCTCAAGGACCAGTGGGTGCTCGTCACCGCGCACTTCGATCACAACGGCGCCGACGGCGGCCAGATCTTCAACGGCGCCGACGACAACGGATCGGGCACCGTGGCGCTGCTCGAGATCGCCGACGCCTACGCCGAGGCGCTCAAGGCCGGTCGCCGGCCGCGCCGCAGCGTGCTTTTCGCGGCCTGGAACTCCGAGGAGCGCGGGCTGCTCGGCGCCTGGGCGTACACCGAGGCGCCGCTGGCGCCACTGGCCGACATCGCCGCCGTGCTCAACATGGACATGGTCGGCCGGAACGAGGAAGTTCCGGTGGGCGGCGGCACCCGCTTCTCGGGCCTGGAGGTGCAGACGGCCGACGCGAACGCCAACGCCGTGAACGTGATGGGCTTCAGCCGCGCGCCGGAGGTGGCCGCCGCCATCGACGCCGCCAACGCCGGCGTCGGGCTGCAGCTGCTCAAGCGCTACGACAACAACGCGTCGAACCTGGTGCGGCGCAGCGACCAGTGGCCGTTCCTGCAGCGCGGCGTGCCGGCGCTCGGGTTCATGACCGGTCTGCACCCCGACTACCACACCGTCTTCGACCGGCCCGAGAAGATCAACTACGCGAAGCTCGAGAAGGTCGCGCGTCTCATCCACCAGGCGAGCTGGGACCTCGCCAACGCGGCGACGCGCCCCAAGGGGCCGCCACCCACGGTGCGTTGA
- a CDS encoding ABC transporter permease encodes MTSHRLGRLLDLALRCGARLAPPIARDRWHAQWRADLWHRLDALERAGLLNARTGRELTARTAGALWHAAWLRLTRHGGDMIRHDVRHAARALAARPLFTAIAVATLALGIGANAVIFSWIEATLLDPMPGIARPREVVALTVSTATRNDISLSYLNYRDIRDAAPAGTAGVAVFSAGALSLRGPDGAERMWAAVVSGNLFDVLGVGATLGRVLTPDDELSGGGQPVVVLSHRAWQRRFGGRPDIVGSTLVLNERAFTVVGVAAERFIGPQPLVALDAFLPVTAQPGLVPADRLEQRGSGWLTGLARLAPGASVATAQAGIDVVARRLAADHPDINEGRGLRVFPLWRQPNGGTAMLLPVMAVLAGVVGVLLALVCANMAGLLLARATGRRRELAVRVSLGASRGQLIRLLLAETTLLAVVAGLAAAVVTMWSRPLLFAFIPPLPIPVAIDAGLNPRVLAFASALSLVAGLAVGLLPGLQISRGDLLTPLKDGSSTGGTTRGGRLRQGLIVAQVAVALVLLVSAGLFVRTLGAARRLDVGFAARSGIVGMLDVGSVGLDQPRALDTYRRLAEAVRTLPGVEAAAVGQRLPLTSTDSSDRTVGVEGYTPADGEEMTAYYASIGPRYFETLQMGLVDGRDFTDRDTADAPLVAIVNETMARRYWQGRSAIGGTVKVGDRAVEVVGIARDAKYRSVGERPLAFMYFPVDQVYRSSMRLVVRTAGPPDAIVPALRETIARVAPGVPLFDVQTLEQHRAFAFFLFEMAATLLTIFGGIAALLAALGLYGVIAQAVAARTREIGVRMSLGATRGAVGRLVVGQGLTLAGAGIGIGLVAAGALTRLLQGQLLGVSPLDPAAFLATTGLLALTAVAASAAPAWRAARVDPARALRTD; translated from the coding sequence GTGACGTCGCACCGGCTGGGCCGCCTGCTCGACCTGGCCCTGCGCTGCGGCGCGCGCCTGGCGCCGCCGATCGCGCGCGATCGCTGGCACGCCCAGTGGCGGGCCGATCTCTGGCACCGGCTGGACGCGCTCGAGCGGGCCGGCCTCTTGAACGCCCGCACGGGCCGCGAGCTCACGGCCCGCACGGCCGGCGCCCTGTGGCACGCCGCCTGGCTGCGCCTCACCCGGCACGGAGGAGACATGATCCGCCACGACGTCCGCCACGCGGCCCGCGCGCTGGCCGCGCGCCCCCTGTTCACCGCCATCGCGGTCGCCACGCTCGCGCTGGGCATCGGCGCCAACGCCGTGATCTTCAGCTGGATCGAGGCGACGCTCCTCGACCCGATGCCCGGCATCGCGCGTCCGCGCGAGGTCGTCGCCCTCACGGTGTCGACGGCCACCCGCAACGACATCAGCCTCTCGTATCTCAACTACCGCGACATCCGCGACGCCGCGCCGGCCGGCACCGCCGGCGTCGCCGTCTTCTCCGCCGGAGCGCTCAGCCTGCGCGGACCCGACGGCGCCGAGCGGATGTGGGCGGCGGTGGTCTCGGGCAACCTCTTCGACGTCCTCGGCGTGGGCGCGACCCTGGGGCGCGTGCTGACGCCGGACGACGAGCTGTCGGGCGGCGGCCAGCCGGTCGTGGTCCTGAGCCACCGCGCGTGGCAGCGGCGGTTCGGCGGCCGACCCGACATCGTCGGGTCGACCCTGGTGCTGAACGAGCGCGCGTTCACGGTCGTCGGCGTCGCGGCCGAACGCTTCATCGGTCCGCAGCCCCTCGTCGCCCTCGACGCGTTCCTGCCGGTCACGGCGCAGCCGGGTCTCGTGCCCGCCGATCGCCTGGAGCAGCGCGGGTCCGGGTGGCTGACGGGGCTGGCGCGGCTGGCGCCCGGCGCGAGCGTCGCGACGGCGCAGGCCGGCATCGACGTGGTGGCCCGCCGCCTGGCGGCCGATCATCCGGACATCAACGAGGGCCGCGGCCTCCGGGTGTTCCCGCTGTGGCGCCAGCCCAACGGCGGCACGGCCATGCTGCTCCCGGTCATGGCGGTCCTGGCCGGCGTCGTCGGGGTGCTGCTGGCCCTGGTGTGCGCGAACATGGCGGGCCTGCTCCTGGCGCGGGCCACCGGGCGACGCCGCGAGCTGGCCGTGCGCGTCTCGCTCGGCGCGAGCCGCGGACAGCTCATCCGCCTCCTCCTCGCCGAGACCACGCTCCTGGCCGTCGTGGCCGGCCTCGCCGCGGCCGTCGTCACGATGTGGAGCCGGCCGCTGCTCTTCGCCTTCATCCCGCCGCTGCCGATCCCGGTCGCCATCGACGCCGGCCTGAACCCGCGCGTGCTGGCGTTCGCCTCCGCCCTGTCGCTCGTGGCCGGGCTGGCCGTCGGGCTCCTCCCCGGCCTGCAGATCTCGCGCGGCGACCTCCTGACGCCGCTCAAGGACGGCTCGAGCACGGGCGGCACGACGCGAGGCGGACGCCTGCGGCAGGGCCTGATCGTGGCGCAGGTGGCGGTCGCCCTCGTGCTCCTCGTGAGCGCGGGGCTCTTCGTCCGCACGCTGGGCGCCGCGCGCCGCCTCGACGTCGGCTTCGCGGCGCGGTCCGGCATCGTCGGCATGCTCGACGTGGGCAGCGTGGGCCTCGATCAGCCGCGCGCGCTCGACACCTACCGGCGCCTGGCGGAGGCGGTGCGGACCCTGCCCGGCGTCGAGGCCGCCGCCGTGGGCCAGCGCCTGCCGCTCACGTCGACCGACAGCAGCGACCGCACCGTGGGCGTCGAGGGCTACACGCCGGCCGACGGCGAGGAGATGACGGCCTACTACGCGTCCATCGGGCCGCGCTACTTCGAGACCCTGCAGATGGGGCTCGTCGACGGCCGCGACTTCACCGACCGCGACACGGCCGACGCGCCACTGGTGGCGATCGTGAACGAGACGATGGCCCGCCGCTACTGGCAGGGCCGCTCGGCCATCGGCGGCACGGTGAAGGTCGGCGACCGGGCGGTGGAGGTCGTCGGCATCGCGCGCGACGCGAAGTACCGCAGCGTCGGCGAGCGGCCGCTGGCGTTCATGTACTTCCCGGTGGACCAGGTCTACCGGTCGTCGATGCGCCTGGTCGTCCGGACGGCCGGGCCGCCGGACGCCATCGTGCCGGCCCTGCGCGAGACGATCGCGCGCGTGGCCCCGGGCGTGCCGCTCTTCGACGTGCAGACGCTGGAGCAGCACCGGGCGTTCGCCTTCTTCCTGTTCGAGATGGCCGCCACGCTCCTGACGATCTTCGGGGGGATCGCGGCGCTCCTGGCGGCGCTCGGGCTCTACGGCGTGATCGCGCAGGCCGTGGCCGCCCGCACGCGCGAAATCGGCGTCAGGATGTCGCTCGGCGCGACGCGGGGCGCGGTGGGACGGCTGGTGGTCGGCCAGGGGCTGACGCTGGCCGGCGCGGGCATCGGCATCGGGCTCGTGGCGGCCGGCGCGCTCACGCGGCTCCTCCAGGGCCAGCTCCTGGGCGTGAGTCCGCTCGATCCGGCCGCGTTCCTGGCCACGACCGGCCTTCTCGCCCTCACCGCGGTGGCGGCCTCGGCCGCGCCGGCGTGGCGGGCGGCGCGGGTCGATCCGGCGCGCGCCTTGCGCACCGACTAG
- a CDS encoding helix-turn-helix transcriptional regulator: MGSGTLSFGTVAVLHAVAAGHRFGFDVLDATGLTAGTVYPALDRLEDLGLLRSSWESPAAAQVEGRPARRYFQLTAEGAHALAEALAKHRTFQPVSLEAFGLRGLHPARRRP; the protein is encoded by the coding sequence ATGGGCAGCGGGACCTTGAGCTTCGGCACCGTCGCGGTGCTGCACGCGGTGGCCGCCGGACACCGCTTCGGCTTCGACGTCCTCGACGCGACGGGACTCACGGCCGGCACGGTCTACCCCGCCCTCGATCGGCTGGAGGACCTCGGGCTCCTCCGGTCGTCCTGGGAAAGCCCGGCCGCCGCCCAGGTCGAAGGCCGGCCGGCCCGGCGCTACTTCCAGCTCACGGCCGAGGGCGCGCACGCGCTCGCCGAGGCGCTGGCGAAGCACCGGACGTTCCAGCCCGTCTCGCTGGAGGCCTTCGGGCTCCGCGGGCTGCACCCGGCGAGGCGCCGCCCGTGA
- a CDS encoding amino acid permease produces MATSSAPGSAPAAVTSAADAQLVKGIGMWGATLLVIGSVIGSGIFLTTGGMIAELPSTSLMLAAWVAGGLLAMAGGLTYAEMGSMYPRSGGLYVFLTEAYGPVWGFLFGWACMLVILTGSIAAVAVGFAEYFSYFFPALGTDRVLLTLAMPWGAWSISAGQLVAAASIAVISAINYVGVNSGNLVNSVFTVAKVGLLVVLPIAAVITLRADPAFLPVVPPTAARPLASFGVIMIAVMWTYEGWYYVAFAAGEIKDAATNVPRALILGTLALMTIYVAVNLAYVFTLSVDEMSGVIRIAEKAVTVLVGPAGAALVAASVVISTFGCNVAAVITCSRTCFAMASDGRFFRAAATVHPEYRTPHVAIVLTSTWAALLTLTGGYETLFTYVTFASVLFGTFGGVAIFVLRARHPEVHRPYRAWGYPVVPALYVLGSLALVWNTLMERPGASIAGLGLVALGLPFYVYWSRVR; encoded by the coding sequence ATGGCCACTTCCTCCGCCCCTGGCTCCGCCCCCGCCGCCGTCACCTCCGCCGCCGACGCCCAGCTCGTCAAGGGCATCGGCATGTGGGGCGCCACCCTGCTCGTCATCGGGAGCGTCATCGGCAGCGGCATCTTCCTGACGACGGGCGGCATGATCGCCGAGCTGCCCTCCACCTCCCTGATGCTCGCCGCCTGGGTGGCGGGCGGCCTGCTGGCCATGGCCGGCGGCCTGACCTACGCCGAGATGGGGTCGATGTATCCGCGCTCCGGCGGGCTCTACGTCTTCCTCACGGAAGCGTACGGGCCGGTGTGGGGCTTCCTGTTCGGCTGGGCCTGCATGCTCGTGATCCTCACCGGGTCGATCGCGGCCGTCGCCGTCGGGTTCGCGGAGTACTTCAGCTACTTCTTCCCGGCGCTCGGCACCGATCGCGTGCTCCTGACCCTGGCGATGCCGTGGGGGGCGTGGAGCATCAGCGCCGGACAGCTCGTGGCCGCCGCGTCGATCGCCGTCATCTCGGCCATCAACTACGTCGGCGTCAACAGCGGCAACCTCGTGAACTCGGTGTTCACGGTCGCGAAGGTCGGGCTGCTCGTGGTGCTGCCGATCGCGGCCGTGATCACGCTCAGGGCGGACCCGGCCTTCCTCCCCGTGGTGCCGCCCACGGCCGCCCGTCCCCTGGCGTCCTTCGGCGTGATCATGATCGCGGTCATGTGGACCTACGAGGGCTGGTACTACGTGGCCTTCGCCGCCGGCGAGATCAAGGACGCCGCCACGAACGTGCCGCGGGCGCTCATCCTCGGCACGCTGGCCCTCATGACCATCTACGTGGCCGTGAACCTGGCCTACGTGTTCACGCTGTCGGTGGACGAGATGTCCGGCGTCATCCGCATCGCGGAGAAGGCGGTCACGGTGCTCGTCGGCCCGGCGGGCGCCGCGCTGGTCGCGGCCTCGGTCGTCATCTCGACGTTCGGCTGCAACGTGGCCGCCGTGATCACGTGCTCGCGCACGTGCTTCGCGATGGCGTCCGACGGCCGGTTCTTCCGCGCGGCCGCCACCGTCCACCCGGAGTACCGCACGCCGCACGTCGCCATCGTCCTCACGAGCACCTGGGCGGCGCTCCTCACGCTGACGGGCGGCTACGAGACGCTCTTCACCTACGTCACCTTCGCGTCCGTCCTCTTCGGGACCTTCGGCGGCGTCGCCATCTTCGTGCTGCGCGCCAGGCACCCCGAGGTGCACCGCCCCTACCGCGCCTGGGGCTATCCCGTCGTGCCCGCGCTCTACGTCCTCGGCTCCCTCGCTCTCGTGTGGAACACCCTCATGGAACGCCCCGGCGCCTCGATCGCGGGCCTGGGCCTGGTCGCGCTGGGACTGCCTTTCTACGTCTACTGGTCGAGAGTCCGATAG